In one window of Ovis aries strain OAR_USU_Benz2616 breed Rambouillet chromosome 3, ARS-UI_Ramb_v3.0, whole genome shotgun sequence DNA:
- the SP7 gene encoding transcription factor Sp7 isoform X1 produces the protein MASSLLEEEAHYGSSPLAMLTAACSKFGSSSPLRDSTTLGKAGTKKPYSVTSDLSASKTMGDAYPAPFSSTNGLLSPPGSPPAPTSGYANDYPPFSHSFPGPTGTQDPGLLVPKGHSSSDCLPSVYTSLDMAHPYGSWYKAGIHAGISPGPGNAPTPWWDMHPGGNWLGGGQGQGDGLQGTLPAGPAQPPLNPQLPTYPSDFAPLNPAPYPAPHLLQPGPQHVLPQDVYKPKAVGNSGQLEGSGGAKPPRGAGTGGSAGYGSSGAGRSSCDCPNCQELERLGAAAAGLRKKPIHSCHIPGCGKVYGKASHLKAHLRWHTGERPFVCNWLFCGKRFTRSDELERHVRTHTREKKFTCLLCSKRFTRSDHLSKHQRTHGEPGPGPPASGPKELGEGRSAGEEEASQTPRPSASPAPPEKAPEGSPEQSNLLEI, from the exons ATGGCGTCCTCCCTGCTTGAG gaGGAAGCTCACTATGGCTCCAGCCCCCTGGCCATGCTGACAGCGGCGTGCAGTAAATTTGGCAGCTCCAGCCCTCTGCGGGACTCCACGACACTGGGCAAAGCAGGCACAAAGAAGCCATACTCTGTGACCAGTGACCTTTCAGCCTCCAAAACCATGGGGGATGCTTACCCAGcccccttctccagcaccaatGGGCTCCTCTCCCCCCCAGGCAGCCCTCCAGCACCCACCTCGGGCTATGCCAATGACTACCCTCCCTTTTCCCACTCGTTCCCAGGGCCCACGGGCACCCAGGACCCTGGGCTCCTAGTGCCCAAGGGGCACAGCTCTTCTGACTGCCTGCCCAGCGTCTACACCTCTCTGGACATGGCACACCCCTATGGCTCCTGGTACAAGGCAGGCATCCACGCAGGCATCTCACCGGGCCCAGGCAATGCTCCTACCCCTTGGTGGGACATGCATCCTGGGGGCAATTGGCTCGGTGGCGGGCAGGGCCAGGGTGATGGGCTGCAAGGGACACTGCCTGCAGGCCCTGCTCAGCCTCCATTGAACCCCCAGTTGCCCACCTACCCGTCCGACTTTGCCCCCCTTAATCCAGCCCCCTATCCAGCTCCCCACCTTCTGCAGCCAGGGCCCCAGCATGTCTTGCCCCAGGATGTCTATAAACCCAAGGCAGTGGGCAACAGTGGGCAGCTGGAGGGGAGCGGTGGAGCCAAACCCCCCCGGGGTGCAGGCACAGGGGGCAGTGCTGGCTACGGGAGCAGCGGAGCAGGGCGCTCCTCCTGTGACTGCCCCAACTGCCAGGAGCTGGAGCGCCTGGGCGCTGCCGCAGCCGGGCTGCGAAAGAAGCCGATCCACAGTTGCCACATCCCAGGCTGTGGCAAGGTGTATGGCAAGGCCTCCCATCTGAAGGCCCACCTACGCTGGCACACGGGAGAGAGGCCTTTCGTCTGCAACTGGCTCTTCTGTGGCAAGAGGTTCACCCGTTCGGACGAGCTGGAGCGCCATGTGCGCACTCACACCCGGGAGAAGAAGTTCACCTGCCTGCTCTGCTCCAAGCGCTTTACCCGAAGCGACCACCTGAGCAAACATCAACGCACCCATGGCGAGCCAGGTCCGGGACCCCCAGCCAGCGGCCccaaggagctgggggagggccgCAGCGCTGGCGAAGAAGAGGCCAGTCAGACGCCCAGACCTTCTGCCTCACCGGCACCCCCAGAAAAAGCCCCTGAAGGCAGTCCGGAGCAGAGCAACCTGCTGGAGATCTGA
- the SP7 gene encoding transcription factor Sp7 isoform X2, which produces MLTAACSKFGSSSPLRDSTTLGKAGTKKPYSVTSDLSASKTMGDAYPAPFSSTNGLLSPPGSPPAPTSGYANDYPPFSHSFPGPTGTQDPGLLVPKGHSSSDCLPSVYTSLDMAHPYGSWYKAGIHAGISPGPGNAPTPWWDMHPGGNWLGGGQGQGDGLQGTLPAGPAQPPLNPQLPTYPSDFAPLNPAPYPAPHLLQPGPQHVLPQDVYKPKAVGNSGQLEGSGGAKPPRGAGTGGSAGYGSSGAGRSSCDCPNCQELERLGAAAAGLRKKPIHSCHIPGCGKVYGKASHLKAHLRWHTGERPFVCNWLFCGKRFTRSDELERHVRTHTREKKFTCLLCSKRFTRSDHLSKHQRTHGEPGPGPPASGPKELGEGRSAGEEEASQTPRPSASPAPPEKAPEGSPEQSNLLEI; this is translated from the coding sequence ATGCTGACAGCGGCGTGCAGTAAATTTGGCAGCTCCAGCCCTCTGCGGGACTCCACGACACTGGGCAAAGCAGGCACAAAGAAGCCATACTCTGTGACCAGTGACCTTTCAGCCTCCAAAACCATGGGGGATGCTTACCCAGcccccttctccagcaccaatGGGCTCCTCTCCCCCCCAGGCAGCCCTCCAGCACCCACCTCGGGCTATGCCAATGACTACCCTCCCTTTTCCCACTCGTTCCCAGGGCCCACGGGCACCCAGGACCCTGGGCTCCTAGTGCCCAAGGGGCACAGCTCTTCTGACTGCCTGCCCAGCGTCTACACCTCTCTGGACATGGCACACCCCTATGGCTCCTGGTACAAGGCAGGCATCCACGCAGGCATCTCACCGGGCCCAGGCAATGCTCCTACCCCTTGGTGGGACATGCATCCTGGGGGCAATTGGCTCGGTGGCGGGCAGGGCCAGGGTGATGGGCTGCAAGGGACACTGCCTGCAGGCCCTGCTCAGCCTCCATTGAACCCCCAGTTGCCCACCTACCCGTCCGACTTTGCCCCCCTTAATCCAGCCCCCTATCCAGCTCCCCACCTTCTGCAGCCAGGGCCCCAGCATGTCTTGCCCCAGGATGTCTATAAACCCAAGGCAGTGGGCAACAGTGGGCAGCTGGAGGGGAGCGGTGGAGCCAAACCCCCCCGGGGTGCAGGCACAGGGGGCAGTGCTGGCTACGGGAGCAGCGGAGCAGGGCGCTCCTCCTGTGACTGCCCCAACTGCCAGGAGCTGGAGCGCCTGGGCGCTGCCGCAGCCGGGCTGCGAAAGAAGCCGATCCACAGTTGCCACATCCCAGGCTGTGGCAAGGTGTATGGCAAGGCCTCCCATCTGAAGGCCCACCTACGCTGGCACACGGGAGAGAGGCCTTTCGTCTGCAACTGGCTCTTCTGTGGCAAGAGGTTCACCCGTTCGGACGAGCTGGAGCGCCATGTGCGCACTCACACCCGGGAGAAGAAGTTCACCTGCCTGCTCTGCTCCAAGCGCTTTACCCGAAGCGACCACCTGAGCAAACATCAACGCACCCATGGCGAGCCAGGTCCGGGACCCCCAGCCAGCGGCCccaaggagctgggggagggccgCAGCGCTGGCGAAGAAGAGGCCAGTCAGACGCCCAGACCTTCTGCCTCACCGGCACCCCCAGAAAAAGCCCCTGAAGGCAGTCCGGAGCAGAGCAACCTGCTGGAGATCTGA